The Sorangiineae bacterium MSr11367 genome window below encodes:
- a CDS encoding M61 family peptidase, with amino-acid sequence MRTAAGFGLILGVLALGGCAPEAAAAPATPRAALTGPIRVQVDARDAPQMVLHAKLTVPARPGALTLVYPKWIPGTHGPTGKVADISGLRFSAGGKPLAWKRDPEETSEFALSVPAAASSIEVELDVVVDKRWGETPDVSDLNWNRVVLYPKGARSSDVQLEPSVQVPAGWHFATALRRVSQAGESVTFQRVSLETLVDSPVVMGRYGRTIDLGTALGAPHSLELVSDTEGAVNANEKQIATYRRLVGEATTLFGARHYDAYSFLYILSSEGDRGNGLEHHASSQNLGVPALFSKDDEFRLASTLLPHEYAHSWCGKYRRPKGLATPNYQEPTRNDLLWVYEGLTEYLGWLLAGRSGLAQPQDSKDALALIAATLDAIPARKWRSLGDTTYTPAFGQESNRPWYSAQRARDYYPESLLIWLEADMLIREKTGGARSLDDFLRAFFGGTSGGAEVKPYELGDVVTALNRVAAHDWKAFFEQRITEVAAHAPLGGIEGAGYRLSYRDKPSDRQGLVERINKTINERFTLGILINDKAVLTDVHFDGPAGRAGVAEGSVLVAVNGRKYSAELLRRTIADNKGSASPIELLTERDGFYRTHRVTWNEGGRYPYLERVASKPDTLATLLAPRNR; translated from the coding sequence ATGCGAACGGCAGCAGGGTTTGGGCTCATCTTGGGCGTGTTGGCATTGGGCGGATGCGCGCCGGAGGCTGCGGCGGCGCCTGCAACCCCGCGTGCCGCGTTGACCGGGCCCATTCGCGTGCAGGTCGATGCGCGCGATGCACCCCAGATGGTCCTCCACGCGAAGCTCACCGTGCCGGCGCGGCCGGGGGCGCTCACGTTGGTGTACCCCAAGTGGATCCCGGGAACGCACGGGCCGACGGGGAAGGTCGCCGACATCAGCGGCTTGCGCTTTTCCGCGGGTGGAAAGCCGCTCGCGTGGAAGCGCGATCCCGAGGAGACGTCGGAGTTCGCCCTCAGCGTGCCCGCGGCCGCGTCCTCCATCGAGGTGGAGCTCGACGTCGTCGTGGACAAGCGCTGGGGCGAGACGCCGGACGTGTCCGATCTGAATTGGAACCGTGTGGTGCTCTATCCCAAGGGCGCTCGCTCCAGCGACGTGCAGCTCGAGCCCAGTGTGCAGGTGCCTGCGGGCTGGCACTTCGCCACGGCCTTGCGTCGTGTTTCGCAGGCAGGGGAGTCGGTGACGTTTCAGCGCGTGTCGCTGGAGACGCTCGTCGATTCGCCCGTGGTGATGGGGCGCTACGGGCGCACGATCGATCTGGGCACCGCGCTGGGGGCGCCGCACAGCTTGGAGCTCGTGAGCGATACGGAGGGCGCGGTCAATGCGAACGAAAAGCAGATTGCCACCTACCGGCGCTTGGTGGGCGAGGCGACGACGCTCTTCGGGGCGCGCCATTACGATGCGTATTCGTTCTTGTACATCTTGAGCAGCGAGGGCGATCGAGGCAACGGCCTGGAACACCACGCGTCGAGCCAGAACCTCGGCGTGCCGGCCCTCTTCTCCAAGGACGACGAGTTCCGCCTGGCGAGCACGCTGCTTCCGCACGAATACGCGCACTCGTGGTGCGGCAAGTACCGCCGCCCGAAGGGCCTGGCCACGCCGAATTACCAGGAGCCGACGCGGAACGACTTGCTCTGGGTCTACGAGGGCCTCACGGAGTACCTGGGGTGGCTTCTCGCGGGGCGCAGCGGTCTCGCGCAGCCGCAGGACTCGAAGGATGCCCTCGCGCTCATCGCGGCCACGCTCGATGCGATCCCGGCGCGCAAATGGCGCTCGCTGGGCGATACGACGTACACCCCGGCGTTCGGCCAGGAGTCGAACCGGCCGTGGTATTCGGCCCAGCGCGCCCGGGATTACTACCCCGAGAGCCTGCTCATCTGGCTCGAGGCGGATATGCTCATCCGCGAGAAAACGGGGGGAGCCCGCTCGCTGGACGACTTTTTGCGCGCCTTCTTCGGGGGCACGAGCGGCGGCGCCGAAGTGAAGCCCTACGAGCTGGGCGACGTCGTCACCGCCTTGAATCGCGTCGCGGCGCACGACTGGAAAGCCTTCTTCGAGCAGCGCATCACCGAGGTGGCCGCGCACGCACCGCTCGGCGGCATCGAGGGCGCCGGCTACCGCCTGTCGTACCGCGACAAGCCCAGCGATCGCCAAGGCCTCGTCGAACGCATCAACAAGACGATCAACGAGCGTTTCACCTTGGGCATCTTGATCAACGACAAGGCCGTCCTGACCGACGTGCACTTCGACGGCCCCGCGGGGCGTGCGGGTGTCGCCGAGGGCTCCGTCCTCGTCGCCGTCAATGGCCGCAAATACAGCGCGGAGCTCCTGCGGCGCACCATCGCGGACAACAAAGGCTCGGCATCGCCCATCGAGCTACTCACCGAGCGCGATGGCTTTTACCGCACGCACCGCGTGACGTGGAACGAGGGCGGCCGCTATCCGTATTTGGAACGCGTGGCCTCGAAGCCCGATACGTTGGCGACCTTGCTCGCACCTCGAAATCGCTGA
- a CDS encoding polyhydroxyalkanoic acid system family protein: protein MATIDIARPHALTKEEAKNRAEQLAKGMQEKLGIVWNWVGDAIEFNVPSGAAKGAKGKVGVTDREVRVEVDLPFMLKMMKGTVEEKIQEKLKALL, encoded by the coding sequence ATGGCCACCATCGATATCGCCCGCCCCCACGCACTCACCAAGGAAGAAGCCAAAAACCGCGCCGAGCAGCTTGCAAAAGGCATGCAGGAGAAGCTCGGTATCGTGTGGAACTGGGTCGGCGACGCCATCGAGTTCAACGTCCCGAGCGGGGCGGCCAAAGGTGCCAAGGGCAAGGTTGGCGTCACGGACCGCGAAGTCCGCGTCGAGGTGGATCTGCCGTTCATGCTCAAAATGATGAAGGGCACCGTCGAAGAGAAGATCCAAGAGAAGCTCAAGGCCCTGCTGTAA
- a CDS encoding CHC2 zinc finger domain-containing protein: MISPQTIALVRERTDIVALILESVPTLKRRGRSFTGLCPFHKEKSPSFHVNPDRGFFHCFGCKEGGSALDFVMKLDGLSFPEAVRVLAERAGIAIEEDVRERTEVDRQRKQRDDLYSVNNLAATFFERQLREHPHAGYALEELARRELVPTWWAEHAPAVPGGASKSSAAIDEALQAFRIGYAPAAWDGLASFLKQQGISPMYAEQVGLLVPRSSGAGHYDRFRHRLMFAVVDPQGRVVAFSGRSLRALPDSEDPGSRGGEKPAKYINSPESPIYSKGQMLFGIYQARHAIREEQCAVVVEGNFDCVSLQARGIKNVVAPLGTAFTGDQAKLLKRYASRVVLLFDADNAGRKATRASRGPLRDAGLGAKVGNLPAGVDPDEFLRTRGVQALNEVLAHARGMLEYLIDSSLDAGFTAADAHERAARVTEVSQLLAEEDDPLIKMMAKTHADQVAGRIDLRLVDRVARHVPEEPFRALVDAVKRAVAKAGPPPTLRRGETQDAPKRARLPNRAPDARARAALVGALIEYPELLRDPEVEPWLSLLEGPSARTVAALAQSCNLSGDGRLDTDLFQTRLAGIDPAIRAFAAERLAAPTHDNVEMAKMQAFRAAEVLRSIRLEETTRESADNQRNEGDFESQVALAAEHHRQVLAARGDAPKNRPYAPVTGATMHRPEPEGLNSSKIFRVDPGPKAEPEY, translated from the coding sequence TTGATATCGCCGCAGACCATCGCGCTCGTACGCGAGCGCACGGACATCGTTGCCCTCATTTTGGAGAGCGTGCCGACCCTCAAGCGCCGCGGGCGGTCGTTCACCGGGCTCTGTCCGTTCCACAAAGAGAAATCTCCGAGTTTTCACGTCAATCCAGACCGCGGCTTCTTCCATTGTTTCGGCTGCAAGGAAGGCGGCAGCGCGCTCGACTTCGTGATGAAGCTGGACGGATTGTCCTTCCCCGAGGCCGTCCGCGTCCTGGCGGAGCGTGCAGGCATCGCCATCGAGGAAGACGTTCGCGAGCGGACCGAAGTCGACCGTCAGCGCAAGCAACGCGACGATCTCTATTCGGTCAACAACCTCGCGGCGACCTTCTTCGAGCGGCAACTGCGCGAGCACCCGCACGCGGGCTACGCCTTGGAGGAGCTGGCCCGTCGCGAGCTGGTGCCCACGTGGTGGGCAGAACATGCCCCCGCCGTTCCCGGGGGCGCGAGCAAATCCTCCGCGGCCATCGACGAGGCCCTGCAGGCCTTCCGCATCGGCTACGCCCCCGCCGCGTGGGACGGCCTCGCGAGCTTTCTCAAGCAGCAGGGCATCTCGCCCATGTACGCCGAGCAAGTCGGCCTGCTCGTTCCGCGCTCTTCGGGCGCGGGGCACTACGACCGGTTCCGCCACCGGCTCATGTTCGCCGTGGTGGACCCGCAAGGACGCGTGGTGGCCTTCAGCGGCCGAAGCTTGCGCGCCCTGCCGGACTCCGAGGACCCGGGAAGCCGCGGCGGCGAGAAACCTGCAAAGTACATTAATTCGCCCGAGAGCCCGATTTACAGCAAAGGGCAGATGCTCTTCGGCATCTACCAGGCTCGCCATGCCATCCGCGAAGAACAATGCGCCGTCGTCGTCGAGGGCAACTTCGATTGCGTCTCCCTGCAGGCGCGGGGCATCAAGAACGTCGTCGCGCCCCTCGGCACCGCGTTCACCGGCGACCAAGCCAAGTTGCTCAAGCGCTACGCGTCCCGCGTCGTCCTTCTCTTCGATGCCGACAACGCAGGGCGCAAAGCCACGCGGGCCTCACGCGGACCGTTGCGCGACGCAGGCCTCGGCGCGAAAGTCGGGAACTTGCCCGCCGGCGTCGATCCGGACGAATTTCTGCGCACGCGCGGGGTACAGGCGCTCAACGAAGTCTTGGCACATGCGCGGGGCATGCTCGAATACCTGATCGATAGCTCGCTCGATGCCGGCTTCACCGCTGCCGATGCCCACGAGCGTGCCGCCCGCGTGACGGAAGTGTCGCAACTTCTCGCCGAGGAGGACGACCCTCTCATTAAGATGATGGCCAAAACCCACGCCGATCAAGTTGCGGGACGCATCGATTTGCGCCTCGTCGATCGCGTGGCGCGTCACGTTCCCGAGGAACCTTTTCGGGCGTTGGTCGATGCGGTGAAGCGCGCCGTGGCCAAAGCTGGCCCGCCGCCCACCCTGCGCCGCGGCGAGACGCAGGACGCGCCCAAGCGTGCGCGCCTTCCGAACCGGGCGCCCGATGCGCGTGCGCGCGCGGCCCTCGTGGGGGCGCTCATCGAGTACCCGGAGCTGCTGCGCGATCCGGAGGTCGAACCGTGGCTCTCGTTGCTCGAGGGGCCTTCGGCGCGAACGGTGGCCGCGCTGGCGCAATCGTGCAATCTCTCCGGAGATGGTCGTCTCGATACGGACCTGTTTCAAACGCGTCTTGCGGGTATCGATCCTGCCATCCGCGCTTTCGCTGCAGAGCGGCTAGCCGCCCCAACACACGACAACGTCGAGATGGCCAAGATGCAAGCGTTCCGAGCGGCGGAGGTTTTGCGCTCGATCCGCCTCGAGGAGACGACCCGAGAATCCGCCGACAACCAGAGAAATGAAGGCGATTTCGAATCGCAAGTTGCCCTGGCCGCCGAGCACCACCGGCAGGTTTTGGCGGCCCGTGGCGATGCTCCGAAGAACCGACCGTACGCTCCGGTAACTGGAGCGACCATGCACCGCCCTGAGCCGGAGGGGTTGAATTCTTCAAAAATCTTTCGTGTAGACCCTGGACCCAAAGCCGAACCCGAGTATTAG
- a CDS encoding peptidyl-prolyl cis-trans isomerase: MSESQGSARTAAIGLGVVVAVLALVLAFKGGGSKTAAVVDAGVDAAVADAALDGAGTTSAEVDAGDPFGLDGVGSAPTEREDRLDSGVGAVLPDGTPVPPLPSTAPRQVRLGVILVTYEGAQGAPAKARSKAEAKELAAKLAAEAKTDFHAAVSHGDSGSADDLGRIPRGTLELAPEYVLFTMPSGQTSEPIDTPRGFWIVKRLD, from the coding sequence ATGAGTGAATCGCAAGGGTCCGCCCGCACGGCGGCAATCGGCCTGGGGGTCGTGGTCGCCGTTCTCGCGTTGGTTCTTGCCTTCAAAGGTGGCGGCTCGAAAACGGCCGCTGTCGTCGATGCGGGTGTGGACGCTGCGGTAGCGGACGCGGCATTGGATGGTGCGGGAACGACGTCCGCCGAGGTGGATGCGGGGGATCCCTTTGGCCTGGACGGTGTCGGATCCGCACCGACGGAGCGCGAGGACCGCCTCGACTCGGGCGTGGGCGCCGTACTGCCGGATGGAACGCCGGTGCCTCCCCTGCCCAGCACCGCGCCGCGCCAAGTGCGCCTCGGTGTCATCCTCGTGACCTACGAGGGCGCGCAGGGTGCACCTGCCAAGGCGCGCTCGAAGGCCGAGGCCAAGGAACTCGCCGCGAAACTTGCAGCCGAGGCGAAAACCGATTTCCACGCGGCCGTGTCCCACGGCGACAGTGGGTCTGCCGACGATCTCGGCCGGATCCCCCGCGGGACACTGGAACTTGCCCCGGAATACGTGCTTTTTACGATGCCGTCGGGCCAAACGAGCGAGCCTATCGATACCCCGCGCGGGTTTTGGATCGTGAAACGCCTCGATTAA
- the atpC gene encoding ATP synthase F1 subunit epsilon — MAENKIELEIVTPRGRALTASVDEVTAPSVNGELGVLPGHLPLLAALQSGVVSYRVSGEQKKCAVGPGFAEIGPEKLLILTDEFCEREGLDPVPLRKELAEIDAQLDKLIADSTVEAPAAAQRRELAARENWIAAQLELYGDPPAPTLRTEEFGPTPPPPDESGDDESNGSK, encoded by the coding sequence ATGGCCGAAAATAAGATCGAGTTGGAGATCGTGACGCCGCGCGGGCGTGCCCTCACCGCATCGGTGGACGAGGTGACTGCGCCCAGCGTCAACGGCGAGCTCGGTGTCCTTCCCGGACACTTGCCGCTGCTGGCGGCGCTGCAGAGCGGCGTCGTGTCGTACCGCGTCTCGGGCGAGCAGAAAAAGTGCGCGGTGGGTCCGGGCTTTGCCGAAATCGGCCCGGAGAAACTTCTCATCCTCACCGACGAATTCTGCGAGCGCGAAGGCCTCGACCCGGTGCCGCTCCGCAAGGAGCTCGCCGAGATCGACGCGCAGTTGGACAAGCTGATCGCCGATTCGACGGTGGAAGCACCGGCGGCCGCCCAGCGCCGCGAGCTCGCCGCCCGCGAGAACTGGATCGCCGCCCAGCTCGAGCTCTATGGCGATCCGCCGGCTCCCACGCTCCGCACCGAAGAATTCGGCCCGACGCCCCCGCCCCCGGATGAAAGCGGCGACGACGAGTCCAACGGCTCGAAATGA
- the atpD gene encoding F0F1 ATP synthase subunit beta, which produces MTSPSIPTGTGNANKGKIVQVIGPVVDVEFPEGHLPKILSALKVTNPGISKAKENLTLEVAQHLGENTVRTIAMDTSDGLVRGMEARDTGGPIAMPVGPECLGRILNVIGEPVDEAGPVNVKKTAPIHKAPPTFQEQSTKVEVFETGIKVIDLLAPYRKGGKIGLFGGAGVGKTVLILELINNVAKAHGGVSCFAGVGERTREGNDLFLEMRESKLESGEPVISKTALVFGQMNEPPGARARVALSALTVAEYFRDDEGQDVMLFVDNIFRFTQAGSEVSALLGRIPSAVGYQPTLSTEMGALQERITSTTKGSITSVQAIYVPADDLTDPAPATTFAHLDATTVLSRQIAELGIYPAVDPLASTSTLLDPQVVGQKHYDIARKVQSTLQKYNDLQDIIAILGMDELSEEDRLVVSRARKIQRFLSQPFFVAAQFTGTPGKLVKLDKTIESFEQILDGKFDDDLKYPEQAFYMVGDIEEMKVKAAELTKTKK; this is translated from the coding sequence ATGACTTCTCCCTCCATCCCCACTGGCACCGGCAACGCAAACAAAGGCAAGATCGTCCAGGTCATCGGACCGGTCGTTGACGTGGAGTTCCCCGAGGGGCACCTACCGAAGATTCTCAGTGCGTTGAAGGTTACGAACCCTGGTATTTCCAAGGCGAAAGAGAACCTCACGCTCGAGGTCGCCCAGCACCTCGGCGAGAACACGGTGCGCACCATCGCGATGGACACGTCCGACGGTCTCGTGCGCGGCATGGAAGCCCGCGACACCGGCGGTCCGATTGCGATGCCGGTCGGGCCGGAGTGCCTGGGCCGCATTTTGAACGTCATCGGCGAGCCGGTGGACGAGGCCGGGCCGGTCAACGTCAAGAAGACCGCCCCCATCCACAAGGCGCCCCCCACCTTCCAAGAGCAGTCGACCAAGGTCGAGGTCTTCGAGACGGGTATCAAGGTCATCGACCTCCTCGCGCCATATCGTAAGGGTGGAAAGATCGGTCTGTTCGGCGGCGCCGGCGTCGGCAAGACCGTCCTCATCCTGGAGCTCATCAACAACGTCGCCAAGGCGCACGGCGGCGTGTCGTGCTTCGCCGGCGTCGGCGAGCGCACCCGCGAGGGCAACGACTTGTTCCTCGAAATGCGCGAGTCGAAGCTCGAGTCGGGCGAGCCGGTCATCTCGAAGACGGCCCTCGTGTTCGGCCAGATGAACGAGCCGCCGGGAGCCCGCGCCCGCGTCGCGCTCTCCGCCCTCACGGTCGCCGAGTACTTCCGCGACGACGAGGGTCAGGACGTCATGCTCTTCGTCGACAACATCTTCCGCTTCACCCAGGCCGGGTCGGAAGTGTCCGCGCTCCTCGGCCGTATCCCCAGCGCCGTCGGTTACCAGCCGACCTTGTCGACGGAAATGGGCGCCCTTCAGGAGCGCATCACGTCGACGACCAAGGGATCCATCACCAGCGTGCAGGCCATCTACGTGCCCGCCGACGACTTGACCGACCCCGCGCCGGCCACGACGTTCGCCCACTTGGACGCCACCACCGTTCTTTCGCGCCAGATCGCGGAGCTCGGCATCTACCCGGCCGTCGACCCGCTCGCGTCCACGTCGACCTTGCTCGACCCGCAGGTCGTCGGACAGAAGCACTACGACATCGCCCGTAAGGTGCAGTCGACCCTGCAGAAGTACAACGACCTGCAGGACATCATCGCCATCCTCGGTATGGACGAGTTGAGCGAGGAAGACCGCCTCGTCGTGTCGCGCGCCCGCAAGATCCAGCGCTTCTTGTCGCAGCCGTTCTTCGTCGCCGCCCAGTTCACCGGCACGCCCGGCAAGCTGGTGAAGCTCGACAAGACCATCGAGTCGTTCGAGCAGATCCTCGACGGCAAGTTCGACGACGACTTGAAGTACCCCGAGCAGGCCTTCTACATGGTGGGCGACATCGAAGAGATGAAGGTCAAGGCCGCCGAGCTCACGAAGACCAAGAAGTAA
- a CDS encoding PDZ domain-containing protein — translation MRMPFRLIPLFLLAGCTPPQALAAPAPPPLAGPMTVRVDARDAAQMVLHAKVRVPARPGPLTLVYPKWIPGHHGPAGRVADISGLRFSAGGQTLAWRRDPVETSEFSVIVPAGAAAVDVELDVVADPRWFPTDGVSSIGWEQVVLYPKGARVRDVRVEPSAQMPSGWRYATSLQIASDTAGAVNFRPTTLEMLVDSPVILGRYGRSIDLGTALGAAHSLEVVAESKDALQATEARLATYRRLVAEAAALFGARHYDRYTFLLTLSSSAGEDFNGTEHHASSQNVAIANFFTSDDAGRYVRWLLPHEFAHSWCGKYRRPKGLATPDYQQPMRNDLLWVYEGLTHYLGWLLSARSGVVSTQDALDDLARMAAELDAIPGRKWRPLGDTTFTAAFGADSNRPWYSAQRAFDYYPESLLVWLEADTLIRQKTDGKRSLDDFLRAFFGGANTGAEVKPYELADVLKALGDVVAYDWKSFFEQRITAITPHVPLGGVEAGGYKLGYHDKPSDFQSVWERSTHLLNERSTLGVVLDDKGVVKDVHLDGPAGKAGLPPGGVVVAVNGRKYSPDVLRRALADAAKGPVELLAERDGFFRTYRVAGGTGARYPHLDRDPAKPDLLGAILAPRAPQPPPAALTR, via the coding sequence ATGCGAATGCCCTTTCGGCTGATTCCGCTCTTTCTCTTGGCCGGGTGCACGCCGCCCCAAGCTTTGGCAGCCCCCGCGCCGCCGCCGCTCGCCGGACCGATGACCGTGCGGGTCGATGCGCGCGATGCGGCGCAGATGGTGCTGCACGCCAAGGTTCGCGTGCCCGCACGCCCAGGGCCGCTGACGTTGGTGTACCCGAAGTGGATCCCCGGCCATCACGGTCCGGCGGGCCGGGTGGCGGACATCAGCGGGCTGCGGTTCTCGGCCGGCGGGCAGACCCTCGCCTGGCGCCGCGATCCGGTGGAGACGTCCGAGTTCTCCGTGATCGTGCCCGCAGGGGCGGCAGCCGTCGACGTGGAGCTCGATGTCGTTGCCGATCCACGGTGGTTTCCCACCGACGGCGTATCGTCCATCGGCTGGGAACAAGTGGTGCTCTATCCAAAGGGCGCCCGCGTTCGCGATGTCCGGGTCGAGCCCAGTGCCCAGATGCCCTCGGGATGGCGCTACGCCACGTCGCTGCAGATCGCGTCCGACACGGCGGGCGCGGTGAATTTCAGGCCGACGACCCTAGAAATGCTCGTCGATTCGCCGGTGATCCTCGGTCGCTACGGCCGCTCGATCGATCTTGGAACGGCCTTGGGGGCCGCGCACTCGCTCGAAGTCGTCGCGGAGAGCAAGGACGCGCTTCAAGCGACGGAGGCCCGCCTCGCGACCTACCGCAGGCTGGTGGCGGAGGCGGCGGCCTTGTTTGGCGCCCGCCACTACGACCGATATACCTTCTTATTGACGTTGAGCAGCTCGGCGGGGGAGGACTTCAACGGCACCGAGCACCACGCCTCGAGCCAAAACGTCGCCATCGCGAACTTCTTCACGAGCGACGATGCAGGCCGCTACGTCCGCTGGCTCCTGCCGCACGAGTTCGCCCACTCCTGGTGCGGAAAATACCGCCGGCCCAAAGGGCTGGCCACGCCGGACTACCAGCAACCGATGCGCAACGACCTCCTCTGGGTCTACGAGGGGCTCACGCACTACCTCGGCTGGCTCCTCAGCGCACGCAGTGGGGTCGTCTCGACCCAGGATGCGTTGGACGACTTGGCGCGGATGGCCGCGGAGCTCGACGCCATTCCCGGACGCAAGTGGCGCCCGCTCGGCGACACCACGTTTACGGCGGCCTTCGGGGCCGACTCGAATCGCCCCTGGTATTCGGCCCAGCGCGCCTTCGACTATTACCCGGAGAGCCTGCTGGTCTGGCTGGAGGCCGACACGCTCATCCGGCAAAAGACGGATGGAAAGCGCTCGCTCGACGATTTCCTGCGCGCCTTCTTCGGCGGTGCCAACACCGGGGCGGAGGTGAAACCGTACGAGCTCGCTGACGTGCTGAAGGCCTTGGGCGATGTCGTGGCGTACGACTGGAAATCCTTCTTCGAGCAGCGCATCACCGCCATCACGCCGCACGTGCCGCTCGGCGGTGTCGAGGCCGGCGGCTACAAACTCGGGTACCACGACAAGCCGTCGGACTTTCAGTCCGTGTGGGAACGCTCGACCCACCTCCTGAACGAGCGCTCCACCCTGGGCGTCGTGCTGGACGACAAGGGCGTCGTGAAGGACGTGCACCTCGATGGACCGGCCGGCAAGGCGGGGCTCCCGCCGGGCGGCGTCGTCGTCGCGGTCAACGGCCGCAAGTACTCGCCCGACGTGCTGCGGCGCGCCCTGGCGGATGCCGCCAAAGGGCCCGTCGAGCTGTTGGCCGAGCGGGATGGCTTCTTCCGGACGTACCGCGTCGCCGGGGGGACCGGTGCACGGTATCCGCATCTGGACCGCGATCCGGCCAAGCCGGATCTGCTGGGCGCCATTCTTGCGCCGCGGGCGCCGCAGCCGCCGCCGGCCGCGTTGACGCGCTGA